The genome window CGTTATTGCCGAACGTATATGGAGTCGAGGGATTGGTATACCCTATCTCACTCCCCTGAAAAACAATGAGGTTTATGTTATTTTCCTCAGCCGCCCGCTTGATGCCTGCAAAAAAAAGTTTGCCGAAATAACCATGCAGCCAGTTTATTAATACGCCGAATGTATAACTCACAATTCCCCTTTAATATTGAACGACAATCACCTCTTGTTGAGATACTCCGTTTCCTCTTGATTATTCTTTTAATAAAAAAGAGTAATACTTGAAATGAACGTACCTCAATTACGATTTTTTTTTATTTGGAAGAATATATCTTCTTAAAAGGTGTTTTTTCTCTTATTTAACTATAGTAAAGAAGTCGTCAATGTTCCAGGAAAATTATAAACATTGAGGCTGTGGATTTTCAGAAAATATGTATCAAGAAGCGGCAAAAATAGACGGAAATTATCTAAAAGTCGACCGGTAATTTTTTTATACGATGCGTTAACGTTAACATGGATCTTCGCATTCGGGGACACGGTGAATCAAGAAACCGCGAACCTTATATGGATTCGAAATTACATGATTCTATTTTCAAGTAACAAATTTTATAAAGAAAAGGAGATGGTGAAATGAAAAAAAGGATATTTTTTGTAAGCGCATCCGATCAAGCCGTTACTATGGCAGTGCCGGAACGTCGATCATCCATATTTCGGAACCGGAGGACGAATCCGGATCCCCGTCCGTATGTTCGAACAATATCCTTGCGCCGTCCTGGGACCAGCCGGGCGCGCCGTCGTATCCCTCGTCCTCGGTAACCCTGATCCATTCGTCCGGTGTATGCATACCCCCTGCCGATGTGCAGATGTAAATATTCGCATAATCGCATTCATATTCGGAACTGAAGACGATCCAGTCGCCGTCCGGGGAAAACGAACAGTCCGTCGATTCGGCGTCCGTATCGAGCAGCTGCCGTTTATTACTTCCGTCGTCATCGCATACCATTATTTCATAGATAGACCCGGTGTCTTTCTGGTAACAGATATAATCCCCCCGGGGCGACCAGCTCGGCTGCCTGCAATCGCCGCTATCGTCGATAACAATTCTGTTGGAGGAATCAGCGACTTCGCATGCATAAATAAAATGCTCCGTGTCCGCCTCATTCACCCGTTCATAAACGATCCATGTCCCGTCTGGCGAGAAGCCCGGCTCCCAGGCCATATACCCCGCTTGATCGCTGATCATCGCAAGTCCCGTTCCGTCCGGACTGATCTGATACGCGTTTTCGGACTCGTCGTTTCTTTCAGAAGAAAATACAATTTTGTTTACCACGGGATTCCATATACAGGCCCCGCCGGGCATGGTGACATTGTACCCGTCAAGCAGCAGTTCGATCGAATTATCATCGAGGTCGCATATATAAAGGTAGGCATCCCCTTCGTTATAACCGCTTCTGAAATTGGTAAACACGAATGAATTGAGTACGGCCGGGGACCAGGCCGCGTTCTGGCAGGACCCCGGTAATCCGGAAAATCCGATTCTTTTGGCACCGTCGGGTCTCACCACCTCATCATCATTACCGTCATCCCGTGCGCAACAATAAAAAAAGAAAAGAAATAATAAAAAAAGAAAACCGATCGTGATTATTCGTTTTATCATGTGTATTCTCCTTTACAAACATCAATATTTCTTCCCTCGAACCCGTCATTCTTTTCTTGTTAAAACAGTGAATGTCTTCCTTTGAGAGCAGTACCCGCCCCTCAGGAGTGAATCGTCAACAGTCCGAGGGCATCGAATTCATCGAGGCTTTCGATAACATGATGTGCAAGTGAAAAATCAAGCATCCTTGTATATTCATTCGGAACCGCAACGACGATCATGCCCGCCGCGTGGCCCGCTTTTACGCCGTGCAGTGAATCTTCAACGACCACACAATGCCGGGGATGTATTCCCAATTTTTTGGCGGCTTCAAGAAAGATATCTGGATGGGGCTTCCCGAATTCGACATCATCGCCGGATTGAATCACGGAAAAGAAGTCGTTGAGTGCACATTGATCGAGGAGGCTTCGAATCAATTCATGGCTCGACGAAGAAGCGATCGCGCAGGGGATGGCGGCTTTTTTCAGCCGATTGAGCAGCGTATATGCCGGATCGATACGCTTTATTTTATGGAGATGGTTGTTAAAATATTCTTTCTTTTCCAGTATGAGTGTATCGATATTGAGAGACACCCCGAATTCCTTGATGAGGTCTCTCCAGAATGTCCTCTCATTTGAATAACCGATATATTTCCTGTGTATATTCCGGTTGAATGTGAGGCCGTACCGTGCAAGCGCTTTCTTTTCCGATTCATAATGGAGGGGTTCACTGTCAACGAGAACACCGTCCATATCAAAAATAACAGCTTTAACCACTTTCAGTATCCGCTCCTTAACGACAAGTTTATGAAATTATCGGCTTATTACAAGCCGTCGTCGATACAGTTTTCGCAGCATGTGCCACTATAAATTATTTTTCCGTTATGTTGCAAGTACTTCTATCCGGATTTAGCGACGACATTGACATGATAGCTTTTACGGATATTCATGCATCCGGCGATTCCGTTCTTCCGGGGGAATATGCGCGCTTCGGTCTCATTATACCATGAGAGGGACCTCGATGCAAATACCTCTATTTTCCTTGACAATAGAAAAGAATTAATGGTAGGATAATTTGATAATATTATGAAGCGGAAACAGCTTAATTCCTTTGTTGGTAAAGCCATTTCCTTTGCGAACAGGGGTGAATACAAACGGGCGATCACTTTCTTGGACAAAGCGCTCGATATTGATGACACGTCGGAAAAAGTATGGTTGAACAAGGCCCGAATCCTCACGCGAATCAATCAATATGAAGAAGCGATAAAGTGCTACAATAACGGACTTAACGTCAACAGGGAAAGCACCGAACTCTGGTATCACAAAGGATTGCTCCTCTATGAATTGAGAAGGTTCAAGGACGCTATCGATTGCTTCAATCATGTTCTCAAAATAAATCCCGATCATATCGACGCGCTGGAAAACAAAAGGCTCGCCCTTTCAAATATGGAACAATTTGACGAAATCAGTTATGACTGCGCCCATTCGACAGAGGAAGAAGAAAATATCGATCTCTCCTCGCTTACATCGAATGCGGATTTCTCCGACGATTGGGAAAAAAGCGCGGAAATACTTTGTTCTTATTCAAATGGTTACAAAAACAAAAAGCACATAGTGAAATCATGGTTTAAGGAAGGGCTTCAGCTAAAACGATCGGGACGGTACCGGGATGCCATAAATTGTTTTGACCAGGCGCTTGAAATCGACAAGGACTATGCCGTGGCATGGTATAACAAAGGCGTTTCAATGATGAAGCTTCACGACTACAAGAAGGCGATTGCCTGTTTTGATGAGACGCTTCGCCTTGACAGGCGCAATAAAAAAGCATGGTTCAACAAAGGCGTTTCTCTCATGAAAAAGGGAGATCACCGTGAAGCGCTGGTTTGTTTCGATAATGTATTGGCGATCGACAATACATTCGGAAGCGCATGGCACAACAAGGCGCATGCACTTTACGATATCGGTTCGTATGAACAATGTATCGAATGCTGCGACACATTGCTGAAAAAGGATCCGTCTGACGAGTACAATATATGGCACTACAAGAAGAATTCACTCATACGGCTCGGCCGTTTCAACGAACTTATCGGTCTTTACACCAAACAACTCGAGAACGACGACTTCAACGAGGCCTTATGGTACGACAAGGGAATCGCGCTCTATGAGGTCGGCAATTATCGCGAAGCCTCGGCGTGTTTCGATCACGCGATTTCAATCGACGGAACGGACGACGCCTTCTGGTTCAGAAAGGGTCTCGCGTCGTTTCAGCTTTCCTTATACAAGGAAGCCCTCGATTGTTTCAACAGGGCGATCGAAATATACGATGACGACGACCGCTACTGGGACAACAAGGGGATGGCCCTTATGCACCTCAACAAAAGGAACGAGGCGCACCAGTGTTTCAAGAAAGCCGTTGACTTGAACCCGGACAACAAAGCAGCCCGCGAAAAAATGAAGGACACCCTGTAACGGCGGTCACGGTTCTTTTACCCGTGGTACAGTATAACATCCCGTATACGGCAGCCGATATCCGCGGCGAGCACCCCGCACTTGACGATAAACATGAAAAAAATATTGCCTTCGTTGCCCGCAAGACTCTCGAAATTTCCCTGCCCCTTGCTGATAATCATATCACTCACACGCCATGCGTCAAGGAATTCCTTCGAGCAGGCCCCAAGAAGCGTTCCCGGAGCATCAACGCCGTTCGCAATGACCCGGGCCGTTTTATCGATTCCGGCTTCGACGGCATCCGATACGAGGCAATCATTGATGATGGGCCCTCCCCGAACCGCGCACACGATACGCGTCGCGGGAAAGGCGGCGTGGATCTCCTCGATGAGAATTCTGTCACATACGATTTCCCCGGCATTATCCGCGCAATACAGAATCGTCTTTGCCCGTTCAAGCGAGGCGATAAAATCACGGTACGCGAAAAACCGCGGATCTTCATTCTTTATTCCGGCGTCTTCCATGTTGATAATGGCATCGATTTCCGCATGTAAATCGAGTCGAAAGAGGGCACCGTAATCGATAATATTACCGGCGATGGCGATTTCAACGGCTTCGAGTATTCTGTCCTGCGAGTTCTCCACCTTTTTTTTCAGAAGCGGATAAAGAGACAATACGAGGTCGTTGCTCTTTTTTTTGATATGTTTATACGGATCAGGATTATTCGTCTCCTCCCTTATGATTCTGTGAATAATGCTTCCCATGACGGGAGGGGAGTCCTCGAGTTCGATCTCAGGTATGTGACGTGCGACCTCATCGAGAATTCTTTTTACGGCACCATCGGAGAGGCCTATCATCCGGCATGCCTCGATTGTCTGTCTGAAAAAACAGGGTATACAATCCAGATACGTTTTCATGTGTATGCTCTTTTCTTACTCCTTTATTTTCATCCGGCATAAACAGCGGGCGACCATCGACGTCACCCGGCGAACGAGGCCGTTTTTTTATACCGGTATACTCGAATCCCTTCCCTGTCCCGAACGTCACGGTTTTTTTACCGCATAATAAACCTTATGGTGATGATCGTAGGAAACGATATCGTGATTTTTTTCGAGTTCATCCAGATATTTCAGGACTTCGTTCCTGTGCATCGACAAGCCGTCTGAAATATCATCGAGCGAACAGGGCCGCCGTTTCAGAAGACCGTAAATCGCATCTTTCGTCCCGCTGAAATACGATGAGTATGCGTGCCGTTTGAAATCGGCGATAATTTCGACATCAAAGTCGATAGAGGCGGCCAGACGTTTCATGAGTTCTTTCGGGACCGGATGGGCGAATGATTCGGCCGGCGGGCGATTAACGGTGTTCAACTGGACTTTGCGGGGGCGTATCCTTTTGACAATCGAATTGATATCCCGCACTTCCGGCGCGACCGCTGTGGCGTCGCGGATCAAAAACACTTCAAGCCATATCGTATTGGGGAATCCGCGCGAGAAATCAATGATACCCTCGACGACCCGTTCGAACGAAAGCGACTCGTGCGGCCTGTTGACATAACGGAACATCTCCCCGTTTCCCGCATCCAGCGACGGGATGACGAGATCGGCGCGGTTGAGACCTTTTCTCACATCGGGGTCCCAAAGGAGCGACCCATTAGTGAGAACCGCGACCGGCTTTCCGGTCAGCCGCTTTATCCCGCAAACGAGACGATCGAGACATAAATACAACGTCGGTTCTCCCGAGCCCGAAAGCGTGATGTAATCGATCCTCATACCGGTGGAGAGTTTCGATGAGAGTTCGTCGAGGATGCCGGAAACGGGTGAAAATTCCTTTCTCGTTACCGACTTGTCAGTCGTCCGTCCCAGCTGACAGTATATGCAGTCGTAGGAACAGGTTTTAAAGGGAACACAATCGATTCCAAGCGAGAAGCCCAGCCGCCGGGACGGTACAGGGCCGAATACATACCCCGAACGGCATTGACGCTTACCCATTTACCGGCCGGCCGTTTCCCGAAAAGACCTTTTCACGCACCGCCTCCCAGACGGCGGTAATACGGTCCGTCAAGTTCGATTTCCCGTATTCGATCACCGATACACCGCGCATCTGGGCTTCGGTAAAAGCCCTGTCGTAGGGTATTTCACCCAGAAAGTCCGATGACGAATCACCGGCGATCCTTTTTATCTCCTCCGTTTTATCGGGATTCAAATCGTGCTTGTTGACGATAATACCCGACCTGATATCGAAAAACCGTATAACATCGAGAACACGTTTCAGATCGTGAATGCCCGAAACGGTCGGCTCCGTCACCACGACCGCGTAATCCGTCCCCGTAATCGAGGCGATGACCGGACAACCCGTCCCCGGCGAACCGTCGATGATCGACCTTTTCAGATCGAAGGAAGCGGCCATGTCGTTCTTTTTGTTTCTGATAAGCGATACCAGTTTTCCCGAGTTTTCCTCGGCGATGCCGAGTTTCGCGTGACTCATTGGACCGAATCTCGTTTTCGAAAGATACCATTCGCCGTTTATCGCCTTGTAAAACGATACTGCATTGAACCGACAAACGAGGCCGCAGGTGCCGCAGCCTTCGCACGACACCCCGTCAACCCGATACACGATCGACGAGTCTTTGCTTTCCGTTTGGATCGCAT of Spirochaetales bacterium contains these proteins:
- a CDS encoding PD40 domain-containing protein, with the translated sequence MIKRIITIGFLFLLFLFFFYCCARDDGNDDEVVRPDGAKRIGFSGLPGSCQNAAWSPAVLNSFVFTNFRSGYNEGDAYLYICDLDDNSIELLLDGYNVTMPGGACIWNPVVNKIVFSSERNDESENAYQISPDGTGLAMISDQAGYMAWEPGFSPDGTWIVYERVNEADTEHFIYACEVADSSNRIVIDDSGDCRQPSWSPRGDYICYQKDTGSIYEIMVCDDDGSNKRQLLDTDAESTDCSFSPDGDWIVFSSEYECDYANIYICTSAGGMHTPDEWIRVTEDEGYDGAPGWSQDGARILFEHTDGDPDSSSGSEIWMIDVPALP
- a CDS encoding HAD family phosphatase, coding for MVKAVIFDMDGVLVDSEPLHYESEKKALARYGLTFNRNIHRKYIGYSNERTFWRDLIKEFGVSLNIDTLILEKKEYFNNHLHKIKRIDPAYTLLNRLKKAAIPCAIASSSSHELIRSLLDQCALNDFFSVIQSGDDVEFGKPHPDIFLEAAKKLGIHPRHCVVVEDSLHGVKAGHAAGMIVVAVPNEYTRMLDFSLAHHVIESLDEFDALGLLTIHS
- a CDS encoding tetratricopeptide repeat protein, coding for MKRKQLNSFVGKAISFANRGEYKRAITFLDKALDIDDTSEKVWLNKARILTRINQYEEAIKCYNNGLNVNRESTELWYHKGLLLYELRRFKDAIDCFNHVLKINPDHIDALENKRLALSNMEQFDEISYDCAHSTEEEENIDLSSLTSNADFSDDWEKSAEILCSYSNGYKNKKHIVKSWFKEGLQLKRSGRYRDAINCFDQALEIDKDYAVAWYNKGVSMMKLHDYKKAIACFDETLRLDRRNKKAWFNKGVSLMKKGDHREALVCFDNVLAIDNTFGSAWHNKAHALYDIGSYEQCIECCDTLLKKDPSDEYNIWHYKKNSLIRLGRFNELIGLYTKQLENDDFNEALWYDKGIALYEVGNYREASACFDHAISIDGTDDAFWFRKGLASFQLSLYKEALDCFNRAIEIYDDDDRYWDNKGMALMHLNKRNEAHQCFKKAVDLNPDNKAAREKMKDTL
- a CDS encoding DUF89 family protein, yielding MKTYLDCIPCFFRQTIEACRMIGLSDGAVKRILDEVARHIPEIELEDSPPVMGSIIHRIIREETNNPDPYKHIKKKSNDLVLSLYPLLKKKVENSQDRILEAVEIAIAGNIIDYGALFRLDLHAEIDAIINMEDAGIKNEDPRFFAYRDFIASLERAKTILYCADNAGEIVCDRILIEEIHAAFPATRIVCAVRGGPIINDCLVSDAVEAGIDKTARVIANGVDAPGTLLGACSKEFLDAWRVSDMIISKGQGNFESLAGNEGNIFFMFIVKCGVLAADIGCRIRDVILYHG
- a CDS encoding radical SAM protein, which gives rise to MGKRQCRSGYVFGPVPSRRLGFSLGIDCVPFKTCSYDCIYCQLGRTTDKSVTRKEFSPVSGILDELSSKLSTGMRIDYITLSGSGEPTLYLCLDRLVCGIKRLTGKPVAVLTNGSLLWDPDVRKGLNRADLVIPSLDAGNGEMFRYVNRPHESLSFERVVEGIIDFSRGFPNTIWLEVFLIRDATAVAPEVRDINSIVKRIRPRKVQLNTVNRPPAESFAHPVPKELMKRLAASIDFDVEIIADFKRHAYSSYFSGTKDAIYGLLKRRPCSLDDISDGLSMHRNEVLKYLDELEKNHDIVSYDHHHKVYYAVKKP